One genomic segment of Sphaerodactylus townsendi isolate TG3544 linkage group LG07, MPM_Stown_v2.3, whole genome shotgun sequence includes these proteins:
- the LOC125437018 gene encoding tetraspanin-3-like, with protein MCTISRMKGVSFRSSFSPPLLWTTETWSRVSAKVLLILLGFCLWGVAVAFLFGGAFVILTYKSYIVFFQNSFFSLPGCLALVIASLLFLTGALAIFTPGKNSRHHQGTLMYLLMVLFCLEASSAVMTQVYSTQVAYQLTSSVHSLFHGYNRPVPNYPSNEAVDAIQQQLECCGIYNYTDWFVLALPSQLQRGPKSCCKEVASDCTDNASLPETLFEEGCLSKLEKRVHFVRHYMNWCCVIGGCLEMLTVISNGVLMKQQPFQDFRILDSANFS; from the coding sequence ATGTGCACCATCTCTAGAATGAAAGGGGTAAGCTTCCGTTCCAGTTTCAGCCCTCCATTATTGTGGACCACTGAGACCTGGAGCAGAGTTTCTGCAAAAGTCTTGCTCATCCTGCTTGGTTTCTGTCTTTGGGGAGTCGCTGTGGCTTTCCTCTTTGGTGGTGCCTTTGTGATCCTGACCTACAAGAGCTACATCGTCTTCTTTCAGaattctttcttttctctgccaGGCTGTTTGGCCCTCGTGATTGCTTCTCTGCTGTTTCTGACTGGTGCTTTGGCAATATTTACCCCTGGAAAGAATTCTCGACATCATCAGGGAACGCTGATGTACCTGTTAATGGTCCTCTTCTGCCTGGAAGCCTCCTCTGCAGTAATGACCCAGGTCTACTCTACCCAGGTAGCTTATCAGCTGACCAGCAGTGTGCACTCTCTATTTCATGGGTACAACAGGCCAGTTCCAAATTACCCCAGCAATGAGGCTGTGGACGCaatccagcagcagctggagtgcTGTGGGATCTACAATTACACAGACTGGTTTGTGTTGGCCCTTCCAAGCCAGCTCCAAAGGGGCCCTAAAAGCTGTTGCAAAGAGGTTGCTTCGGATTGTACTGACAATGCTAGCCTGCCGGAGACACTGTTTGAAGAAGGCTGTCTCTCAAAGCTAGAAAAGAGGGTGCATTTTGTTAGGCATTATATGAATTGGTGTTGTGTCATTGGAGGCTGTCTGGAGATGCTAACTGTCATCAGCAATGGAGTACTTATGAAGCAGCAGCCGTTCCAGGATTTCCGTATTCTCGATTCTGCCAATTTTTCTTAG